The sequence GGTCGGGCCGCCCACGCGGAAGCCCTTGAGGTACCAGGCCACGTGCTTGCGGATGTCACGGCAGGCCTTGTCCTCGTCGCCGTCATAGGTCTCGACGAGCAGGTCGACGTGACGACGCAGCACCCGGGTCACCTCGGCCAGGCCGGGCGCCGGCGGCACCGGCTCCCCCGCGAAGGCGGCGGCCAGGTCCCGGAACAGCCACGGTCGGCCGAGGCAGCCGCGGCCGACGACCACGCCGTCCGCGCCCGTCCGGGCCATCAGCCGGAGCGCGTCCCCTGCCGTCCAGATGTCGCCGTTGCCGAGGACGGGCACGTCGAGGGCGGCCTTGAGCTCGGCGATCGCCGCCCAGTCGGCCGTACCGGTGTACATCTGGGCGGCGGTGCGCCCGTGCAGCGCGACCCACGCGACCCCCTCCTCGGCGGCGGCCCGGCCGGCCTCGAGGAAGGTGAGGTGCGCGTCGTCGATCCCCTTGCGCAGCTTCACCGTCACCGGCACGGCCCCGTCGGCGGCGCGCACGGCGGCCCGGACGACGGAGCGGAACAGCCGGCGCTTCCACGGCAGCGCCGAGCCGCCCCCGCGGCGGGTCACCTTCGGGACGGGACAGCCGAAGTTGAGGTCGACGTGGTCGGCCAGCCCCTCGCCGACGACGATGCGGACCGCCTCGTGGACGACATTGGGGTCCACGCCGTAGAGCTGGACCGAGCGCGGTGCCTCGTCAGGGTGGAAGCGGATCATCCGCATCGTCTCGGCG is a genomic window of Actinomycetes bacterium containing:
- the dusB gene encoding tRNA dihydrouridine synthase DusB, with product MTAPPLLLDGVGVVDPPVVLAPMAGITNAAFRRLCREYGAGLYVCEMITTRALVERDAETMRMIRFHPDEAPRSVQLYGVDPNVVHEAVRIVVGEGLADHVDLNFGCPVPKVTRRGGGSALPWKRRLFRSVVRAAVRAADGAVPVTVKLRKGIDDAHLTFLEAGRAAAEEGVAWVALHGRTAAQMYTGTADWAAIAELKAALDVPVLGNGDIWTAGDALRLMARTGADGVVVGRGCLGRPWLFRDLAAAFAGEPVPPAPGLAEVTRVLRRHVDLLVETYDGDEDKACRDIRKHVAWYLKGFRVGGPT